In Candidatus Zixiibacteriota bacterium, the following proteins share a genomic window:
- a CDS encoding ABC transporter permease, with the protein MGKEELQLRVDYKEILKVSLDSLLRHKLRFFLTTLGIIFGVAAVIAMLSIGEGAKRDALEQIKLMGTNNIIIKAKAPPESKTGEQKFGVSEGLSLGDASNFEVLSSLVKAVVPRREEFVNRIRYKDSESKGKVISLTPEYLRLLDYQVDKGRFFTEGDDQECRQVCVLGSKIKKDLFAFSNPLGEQIKLDDLWFTVIGVMQEKPFGKSKLEGLEVRNLNEEIYIPLQTAVKKIPRGPSGSFMSFGGFSIRTFQTGAASPLDEITVQVKDSKQVEETASLIKDILKRRHNQVEDFEVVVPEALLRQSQKTQRIFNIVMGCIAGISLLVGGIGIMNIMLATVLERTREIGIRRTVGAKRVYILRQFLAEAGLISLVGCVIGLALGTGLAKGINYYAHWRTIISLGSVILSVGVAFGVGLGFGIYPAKRAAELDPIEALRYE; encoded by the coding sequence ATGGGAAAAGAAGAGCTACAGTTAAGAGTTGATTATAAAGAGATATTAAAAGTGTCTTTAGATTCGCTTCTTAGGCACAAGTTGAGATTTTTTTTAACCACCCTGGGGATAATTTTTGGTGTAGCTGCAGTGATTGCCATGCTTTCCATAGGTGAGGGAGCAAAAAGGGATGCCCTGGAACAGATAAAATTGATGGGGACAAACAATATCATAATCAAAGCCAAGGCCCCTCCTGAAAGCAAGACCGGCGAGCAGAAATTCGGGGTTTCAGAGGGGTTGAGCTTAGGAGATGCTTCAAATTTTGAGGTGCTCAGCTCACTGGTCAAAGCTGTGGTTCCTCGCCGTGAAGAATTTGTAAACCGGATCAGGTACAAAGATTCAGAAAGCAAGGGAAAAGTGATTTCCCTTACTCCGGAATATCTCCGGCTCCTGGATTATCAAGTCGACAAAGGAAGATTTTTCACTGAGGGGGATGACCAGGAATGCCGGCAGGTTTGCGTTTTAGGCTCAAAGATAAAGAAAGACCTTTTTGCTTTTTCCAATCCTCTGGGTGAACAGATAAAATTGGACGACCTCTGGTTCACGGTGATCGGGGTAATGCAGGAGAAACCTTTTGGAAAATCGAAACTTGAAGGTCTGGAGGTCAGAAACTTAAATGAGGAGATTTATATTCCGCTTCAGACCGCGGTCAAAAAAATCCCACGAGGGCCTTCTGGCAGTTTTATGTCTTTTGGAGGGTTTTCCATCCGGACGTTTCAGACCGGTGCAGCCAGTCCTCTGGATGAGATAACAGTTCAGGTAAAGGATTCGAAACAGGTGGAGGAGACCGCAAGCCTGATCAAGGATATATTAAAAAGGAGACACAACCAGGTCGAAGACTTCGAGGTGGTCGTTCCAGAGGCACTTTTAAGGCAGAGCCAGAAAACCCAGAGGATTTTCAACATCGTGATGGGTTGTATCGCAGGGATATCTTTATTAGTTGGCGGGATAGGGATTATGAACATTATGCTGGCAACAGTTCTTGAAAGGACCAGGGAAATAGGGATAAGAAGAACTGTGGGAGCGAAGAGAGTCTACATACTGAGGCAATTCTTAGCCGAGGCAGGTTTGATAAGCTTAGTCGGCTGCGTGATTGGACTGGCTCTGGGAACAGGTTTAGCCAAGGGAATAAACTATTATGCTCATTGGAGGACAATAATCTCTTTAGGCTCAGTTATCCTCTCAGTTGGAGTTGCATTTGGAGTCGGTCTCGGCTTCGGAATCTACCCGGCTAAAAGAGCAGCAGAGCTTGACCCGATCGAGGCGCTAAGGTATGAATAA
- a CDS encoding TolC family protein, with protein sequence MSIRNLILVMVMSMLIITLYALSFSQESIVVLSLDDCIKMALKQGKEFQISQKNLEASKANYSAKKLSFYLPKLSLNSNLPNYDVNENLFYTGGFGNRIFTKDKTLSYYNALSLSQDFFTGGNLQVDGFVNSYDQRYQTFFENGDTIPERKTQEVLTNVGFRFTQPIMFWSSPNRLELDKSKVEYQLAQKDYAEKVNGLISELTSAYFDLLITQREVMIAEKKLEASQIALENVKKMQAEGIKSDEEVYNAEKEFLNNKINLIDQNGKIKELENSFLQKTNLKTDVKIELLDKFDNVTLSSEDSSLLQKSVDNSAGSLKAELEVKSKEIALHQQQAAGGIIGNFEATYGLWGRGDQISSSWDDLRRNRWGVNISLSIPIWDGGARDASLRSLQLSLEEAQNKLELTRKTVRLNLETVINKLNNLDQKDSLLLKEKGLASKKLENSQDKYKMGLISEKELLDAEVSYLETEKSYLENLKEFYLQRIELKKIWGVLPEIE encoded by the coding sequence ATGTCAATCAGAAATCTCATATTGGTAATGGTTATGTCGATGCTTATCATAACCCTGTATGCACTTTCTTTCTCTCAAGAGAGCATAGTAGTTTTGTCTCTGGATGACTGTATAAAGATGGCTTTAAAACAGGGGAAGGAATTTCAGATTTCTCAAAAAAACTTAGAGGCTTCCAAGGCGAATTATTCAGCTAAAAAACTTTCCTTTTATTTGCCGAAACTGAGCCTGAATTCCAACCTGCCAAATTATGACGTGAATGAAAATCTTTTCTATACTGGGGGTTTTGGAAATAGAATTTTTACTAAGGATAAGACCCTGAGCTATTACAATGCGCTTAGCCTGTCTCAGGATTTTTTTACCGGAGGAAATTTACAGGTTGACGGGTTCGTGAACTCTTATGATCAGCGTTACCAGACTTTTTTTGAGAATGGGGATACTATTCCGGAGAGGAAGACTCAGGAGGTTTTGACGAACGTAGGCTTCAGGTTTACCCAGCCGATTATGTTCTGGTCCTCACCTAACCGGCTGGAGTTAGACAAATCAAAGGTCGAATATCAATTGGCTCAGAAAGATTATGCGGAAAAAGTCAACGGCTTAATCTCGGAGCTTACCTCTGCTTATTTTGACCTGTTGATTACCCAGAGGGAGGTTATGATAGCAGAAAAGAAGTTAGAAGCTTCTCAGATTGCCCTGGAAAACGTCAAGAAAATGCAGGCAGAGGGAATCAAAAGCGACGAAGAAGTTTATAACGCGGAAAAGGAGTTTCTGAATAATAAAATAAATCTGATTGACCAAAACGGGAAGATAAAGGAACTGGAGAATAGCTTTCTGCAGAAGACAAATCTTAAAACCGATGTAAAGATTGAGCTGCTGGATAAGTTTGATAATGTAACTCTTTCCTCTGAAGATAGCAGCCTTCTCCAGAAGAGCGTGGATAACTCAGCCGGTTCGTTGAAAGCTGAATTGGAGGTGAAGTCAAAAGAGATAGCTTTACACCAGCAGCAGGCAGCCGGGGGTATCATCGGCAATTTTGAAGCCACTTATGGACTATGGGGGAGGGGGGATCAGATAAGTTCGAGCTGGGATGATCTGAGAAGGAATCGCTGGGGAGTAAACATTAGTTTGTCTATCCCTATCTGGGATGGCGGGGCAAGAGATGCCTCTCTAAGAAGCCTTCAGCTTTCCCTGGAGGAGGCTCAAAATAAATTAGAGCTGACCAGAAAGACTGTGCGGCTGAATCTGGAAACTGTCATCAATAAGCTGAATAACCTTGACCAGAAAGACAGCCTTCTTCTAAAAGAGAAAGGTCTTGCCTCTAAGAAACTGGAAAATTCTCAGGATAAATACAAAATGGGCTTGATCTCTGAAAAGGAGCTCCTGGATGCAGAGGTAAGCTATCTGGAGACCGAGAAAAGCTATTTAGAAAACCTGAAAGAGTTCTATCTGCAAAGAATTGAGCTGAAGAAGATCTGGGGAGTTTTACCGGAGATCGAGTAA